Proteins encoded in a region of the Nocardia asteroides genome:
- a CDS encoding NAD(P)H-binding protein, whose translation MIVVTGATGNIGAPLVRLLADAGEEVTAVARHAGHPPPAGVRSVQADLGEPESLSPAFTGADTLFLLITGEQLVAGPEPERVLKTAAAGGVRRVVFVSSQGVATRPEAVGYARLIAYEQSIRESGLDWTFLRPAGFFSNTYAWVESVRTQRLVAAPFGDVGLPSIDPADIAAVAAAALRDDRHAGQVYTLTGPELSTPRTQAQALGEALDEPLRFVELTRAQAHSAMLGFMPEPVVEHTLTILGEPTPAEQRISPDVPRVLGRPATKYAEWAMRNRAVFA comes from the coding sequence ATGATCGTGGTCACCGGAGCCACCGGAAATATCGGCGCGCCCCTCGTGCGCTTGCTGGCCGACGCCGGGGAAGAGGTCACGGCCGTCGCACGGCATGCCGGCCACCCACCGCCCGCGGGAGTCCGATCGGTTCAAGCCGATCTCGGCGAGCCGGAGAGCCTCTCCCCCGCCTTCACCGGAGCCGATACCCTGTTTCTCTTGATCACCGGCGAGCAGTTGGTGGCGGGTCCGGAACCAGAGCGGGTGCTGAAAACCGCCGCGGCGGGCGGCGTGCGGCGCGTGGTCTTCGTGTCCTCACAGGGCGTGGCGACCCGGCCCGAGGCGGTCGGCTACGCCCGGCTCATCGCCTACGAGCAGTCGATCAGGGAGTCGGGGTTGGACTGGACCTTCCTGCGACCGGCCGGGTTCTTCTCGAATACCTACGCATGGGTGGAATCGGTGCGCACGCAACGTCTGGTCGCCGCGCCGTTCGGTGACGTCGGTCTCCCCTCGATCGATCCGGCCGACATCGCCGCGGTCGCAGCGGCGGCGTTGCGCGACGACCGGCACGCGGGGCAGGTCTACACCCTCACCGGACCCGAACTGTCCACTCCACGAACCCAGGCCCAGGCGCTCGGCGAGGCACTGGACGAGCCGCTCCGATTCGTGGAACTGACTCGGGCGCAGGCGCATTCGGCGATGCTCGGTTTCATGCCGGAGCCGGTGGTCGAGCACACGCTGACGATCCTCGGCGAGCCGACACCCGCAGAACAGCGGATCAGCCCCGATGTACCGCGCGTGCTCGGACGCCCCGCTACGAAGTACGCCGAGTGGGCCATGCGCAATCGAGCGGTCTTCGCCTGA
- a CDS encoding TetR family transcriptional regulator: MGKRERLVEAAVRVFYQQGVEKTTIADIARAAEVPVGNVYYYFKTKDQLIEAAIGSHARILEAVIAASDRHEKPSERLKALIAGWVAERDQTVRYGCPFGTLSSELDKRGDGLDTAAADVMRVLVDWAERQFAEMGRADSRELAVAYVAAYQGISLLTNTFRDPELMVDEGARLARWIDSLVI; the protein is encoded by the coding sequence ATGGGCAAGCGGGAGCGGCTGGTCGAAGCTGCCGTGCGGGTGTTCTATCAGCAGGGCGTGGAGAAGACGACCATCGCCGACATCGCCCGCGCCGCCGAGGTGCCCGTCGGCAACGTCTACTACTACTTCAAGACGAAAGACCAGCTCATCGAGGCGGCCATCGGCTCGCACGCCCGCATCCTGGAGGCCGTGATCGCCGCGAGCGACCGGCATGAGAAGCCTTCGGAGCGGCTGAAGGCGCTGATCGCGGGTTGGGTCGCCGAGCGTGACCAGACCGTGCGTTACGGCTGCCCATTCGGCACCTTGTCCTCGGAATTGGACAAGCGGGGTGACGGGTTGGATACCGCGGCCGCCGATGTGATGCGCGTGCTGGTGGACTGGGCCGAACGACAGTTCGCGGAGATGGGGCGCGCCGACTCCCGTGAGCTCGCGGTCGCATATGTCGCGGCTTATCAAGGTATTTCCCTGCTCACCAACACTTTTCGGGACCCCGAGCTCATGGTCGACGAAGGGGCGCGGCTGGCGCGCTGGATCGACTCGCTGGTGATCTGA
- a CDS encoding PadR family transcriptional regulator has translation MEHQEHREFGRRGRGPLPGYEGFEHGSRFRRGGRHGFGPEFGPGFGPGFGPGFGPHFGRGRGRGGRGRRGDVRAAVLLLLAEQPMHGYELIQQIRERSNDIWRPSPGSIYPALAQLEDEGLVLIEKVAGRKTAKLTETGTEYVAANRDELGDPWADVREDVGAQAMDLRGLAAQLMGAVAQVAAAGTPQQAARAAELLTETRKSLYRILAEDETPEK, from the coding sequence ATGGAACACCAAGAACATCGAGAATTCGGCCGACGTGGCCGCGGGCCTTTGCCCGGCTATGAGGGCTTCGAACACGGCTCGCGCTTCCGCAGGGGCGGACGCCACGGCTTCGGTCCCGAGTTCGGTCCGGGGTTCGGCCCCGGCTTCGGCCCGGGTTTCGGCCCGCACTTCGGTCGCGGGCGGGGTCGCGGCGGCCGGGGCAGGCGCGGTGACGTACGCGCCGCCGTGTTGCTGCTCCTGGCCGAGCAGCCCATGCACGGATACGAACTCATCCAGCAGATCCGCGAGCGCAGCAACGACATCTGGCGGCCGAGTCCTGGCTCGATCTATCCTGCGCTGGCGCAACTGGAGGACGAGGGTCTGGTCCTCATCGAGAAGGTCGCCGGGCGCAAGACCGCTAAGCTCACCGAGACCGGTACCGAGTACGTCGCGGCGAACCGGGACGAGCTGGGCGATCCCTGGGCGGACGTGCGGGAGGACGTCGGAGCGCAGGCGATGGACCTGCGCGGGCTCGCCGCGCAGCTAATGGGCGCGGTGGCGCAGGTCGCCGCGGCGGGTACTCCGCAGCAGGCGGCGCGTGCGGCGGAGTTGCTCACCGAGACCCGCAAGTCTCTTTACCGCATTCTCGCCGAGGACGAGACCCCCGAGAAGTAG
- a CDS encoding NADH:flavin oxidoreductase, with protein MNDVFAPAQLGPITLRNRVIKAATFEGRTPDAVVTDELIEFHREVAAGGVGMTTVAYCAVAPGGRTDRHQIWMRPDAVPGLRRLTEAVHGEGAAVSAQIGHAGPVANATSNRAPALAPSRMLSPLSMRMMRSPDENGIRELVTAHADAAKLAEQAGFDAVEIHFGHNYLVSAFLSPKLNRRADRYGGNSANRARLAREIAAAVRRAVGGRLAVTAKLNMEDGVRGGLTVPESVQVAAWLEADGTLDALELTAGSSLLNPMLLFHGDAPRQSFAEVLPVPARWGFRAVGKAFLKEYPYREAYLLERARHFRRELSMPLILLGGVTNLDTMRLARAEGFEFVAMGRALLREPNLLHRIRSDASTRSACVHCNECMPTIYTRTRCVFRPDSPGEPVDLTLSGDGGVET; from the coding sequence ATGAACGACGTATTCGCCCCGGCCCAGCTCGGGCCGATCACCCTGCGCAATCGGGTCATCAAGGCCGCGACATTCGAAGGTCGTACCCCGGACGCCGTCGTGACGGACGAATTGATCGAGTTCCACCGGGAGGTCGCAGCCGGTGGAGTCGGGATGACCACCGTCGCGTACTGCGCCGTTGCGCCCGGCGGCCGCACGGACCGGCACCAGATCTGGATGCGTCCGGATGCGGTACCCGGGCTGCGGAGGCTGACCGAAGCGGTGCACGGGGAGGGTGCGGCGGTGAGCGCGCAGATCGGTCACGCCGGTCCGGTGGCCAACGCCACCTCCAACCGGGCTCCGGCGCTGGCGCCGAGCCGGATGCTCAGCCCGCTCTCGATGCGCATGATGCGAAGCCCCGACGAGAACGGGATCCGCGAGCTGGTGACCGCCCATGCCGACGCGGCGAAGCTGGCCGAACAGGCCGGTTTCGACGCGGTCGAGATCCATTTCGGGCACAACTATCTCGTGAGTGCGTTCCTGAGCCCGAAGCTCAACCGCCGTGCGGACCGGTACGGCGGGAATTCGGCCAACCGTGCGCGGTTGGCGCGCGAGATCGCCGCCGCGGTACGGCGAGCCGTCGGCGGCAGGCTGGCGGTGACCGCGAAGCTGAATATGGAGGACGGCGTGCGGGGCGGGCTCACGGTGCCCGAATCGGTGCAGGTCGCCGCCTGGCTGGAGGCCGACGGCACCTTGGACGCGTTGGAACTGACGGCGGGTAGCTCACTGCTCAACCCGATGCTGCTGTTCCATGGCGACGCGCCGCGGCAGTCGTTCGCCGAAGTTCTTCCAGTGCCTGCGCGATGGGGATTCCGAGCCGTGGGCAAGGCTTTCCTGAAGGAGTACCCGTATCGGGAGGCCTACCTGCTCGAGCGGGCACGGCACTTCCGGCGGGAACTGTCGATGCCGCTGATTCTGCTCGGCGGCGTCACGAACCTGGACACCATGCGGCTCGCGAGGGCGGAAGGCTTCGAATTCGTCGCCATGGGGCGTGCTCTGCTTCGGGAACCGAATCTGTTGCATCGCATCCGGTCGGATGCCTCCACCCGGTCGGCCTGCGTCCACTGCAACGAATGCATGCCCACGATCTACACGCGTACACGCTGTGTATTCCGTCCCGACTCGCCGGGGGAGCCCGTCGACCTGACACTGTCGGGCGACGGTGGTGTGGAGACGTAA
- a CDS encoding CsbD family protein has translation MAEHGSGAREGVEGVVEDVKGKVKEAAGTVAGHEDLKDEGRAQQDKAESQREAAGKEAAAEKARAEADVDEARQSAHQHGR, from the coding sequence GTGGCTGAACATGGAAGCGGTGCTCGTGAAGGCGTCGAAGGCGTCGTCGAAGATGTCAAGGGCAAGGTGAAGGAAGCAGCCGGTACCGTCGCCGGCCACGAGGACCTGAAGGACGAGGGCCGCGCGCAGCAGGACAAGGCGGAATCGCAGCGCGAGGCGGCCGGGAAGGAAGCCGCCGCCGAGAAGGCGAGGGCCGAGGCGGACGTCGACGAGGCGCGCCAGTCCGCGCATCAGCACGGACGCTGA
- a CDS encoding acyl-CoA dehydrogenase family protein: MPIDLTYSDEVRALTDRTRAFVRKTVLPIEDEHHGDITAAGGDALRATLNERARDAGVFAPHAPVEYGGHGLSMSDRAPVFEEAGYSLFGPAALNIAAPDEGNVHMLAHIADPEQKSRYLEPLARGEVRSAFAMTEPAPGAGSDPAALATRAVRAAGGWRISGHKHFITGADGAGFFIVMARTSGEPGQRGGATMFLAPADTPGLRVGRHITTLDRAMIGGHCEVFFEDMFVPDEAVLGAVDRGFEYAQVRLGPARMTHVMRWLGAARRGHDIAVERVAQREGFGARIGDLGMAQKMIADNEIDIAATRALLVRACWELDDGEHAGNATSIAKTFAAEAIFRIVDRSIQLCGGLGVSDDLPLARLSREVRPFRIYDGPSEVHRWAIAKRAVSAARRAGTDRA; this comes from the coding sequence ATGCCGATCGATCTGACCTATTCCGACGAGGTTCGGGCGCTGACCGACCGCACCCGTGCATTCGTGCGCAAGACGGTGCTGCCGATCGAGGACGAACACCACGGCGACATCACCGCCGCGGGTGGGGACGCATTGCGCGCCACGCTGAACGAGCGGGCGCGCGATGCCGGAGTCTTCGCACCGCACGCGCCCGTCGAGTACGGCGGTCACGGGCTGTCGATGTCGGATCGCGCGCCGGTCTTCGAGGAGGCGGGCTACTCCCTGTTCGGCCCGGCAGCGCTCAACATCGCGGCGCCCGACGAGGGCAACGTCCACATGCTCGCTCACATCGCCGACCCGGAGCAGAAGTCGCGCTATCTGGAACCGCTGGCCCGCGGTGAAGTGCGCTCGGCCTTCGCGATGACAGAACCCGCGCCGGGCGCCGGCTCCGACCCGGCGGCGCTGGCCACTCGCGCCGTGCGCGCGGCCGGTGGCTGGCGCATCAGCGGCCATAAGCACTTCATCACCGGCGCCGACGGCGCCGGCTTCTTCATCGTGATGGCACGCACGTCCGGCGAACCGGGGCAACGTGGCGGCGCGACCATGTTCCTGGCCCCCGCCGATACTCCCGGCCTGCGCGTGGGGAGGCACATCACCACGCTGGACCGGGCCATGATCGGCGGCCACTGCGAGGTCTTCTTCGAAGACATGTTCGTCCCCGACGAAGCGGTACTCGGCGCCGTCGACCGCGGCTTCGAATACGCCCAGGTGCGGCTGGGTCCCGCCCGGATGACGCACGTGATGCGATGGCTCGGCGCGGCGCGGCGCGGCCACGACATCGCCGTCGAGCGAGTCGCTCAGCGGGAAGGCTTCGGTGCGCGCATCGGCGATCTCGGCATGGCGCAGAAGATGATCGCCGACAACGAGATCGACATCGCCGCCACCCGCGCGCTACTGGTGCGCGCCTGCTGGGAACTCGACGACGGGGAGCACGCCGGCAACGCCACCTCCATCGCGAAGACTTTCGCCGCCGAGGCGATCTTCCGCATCGTCGATCGCAGCATTCAGCTGTGCGGCGGGCTGGGCGTCTCCGACGACCTGCCCCTGGCGCGCCTCTCCCGCGAAGTTCGGCCCTTCCGTATCTACGACGGCCCCTCCGAGGTGCACCGATGGGCGATCGCCAAGCGAGCGGTCAGTGCCGCGCGCCGGGCGGGAACCGACCGGGCGTGA
- a CDS encoding primosomal protein N', producing the protein MPIARVLPLLSPAHLDRDFDYLVSPELDEIAQPGVRVRVRFAGRLVDGYLLARLAHSDHGGKLVKLERVVSGERVLTPEILQLAGAVAARYAGTRADVLRLAIPPRHARTETGGGKKSAAAQPVSTEAPVSAADPALVHGVDEHAVETEIDGGSTSAQSPAVNSSPAEPISRSVSMRPSVGQSDSVVHGAKAVRADIGPARAAGPGGSSPANGESAVRSPVEGADGGEPDTDPHSAAATTNPAAPADSPVPQDLPAVAVDLASWERYVHGAAFVGALAEGKGARAAWQALPGEDWPRRLAELAAVVARHGRSAILMVPDQRDLDRVLAECVALVGDSAVGLAAGLGPAARYRRWLAVLRGSARVVVGTRSAVFAPAARLGLIALWDDGDDTYAEQRAPYPHAREVAMLRAHETGAAFVAAGFARTAEIQAVVESGWAHDLVADRAVLRKVTPRISAPGDSDIALERDPVARAVRVPGVAFAAARAALKEGAPVLVQVPRRGYIPALACGKCRTPARCRHCNGPLALPEAGGPRGSAAESGAAAHSPACRWCGITEAAFRCGTCGSRSLRAVVIGATRTAEELGRAFPGVPIRGSGGGAVLDTVEPGAQVVVATVGAEPVVHGGYGVALLLDGWALLGRADLRAAEDALRRWMAAAALVRAHGQVIVMAEPSIPTVQALVRWDPVGAARAEVAARAEVGFPPAVRLAAIDGTADTIAELLSAADLPDTVDRLGPVPLPDGARKPFSSGDSPAAVERLLLRVERRYGGALARALRAAQAVRSTHRTDAPLRVQIDPVDIG; encoded by the coding sequence CTGCCGATCGCCCGGGTCCTCCCGCTGCTGTCGCCCGCGCATCTCGACCGCGACTTCGACTACCTGGTGTCCCCCGAGCTGGACGAAATCGCCCAGCCCGGGGTCCGGGTGCGTGTCCGTTTCGCGGGCCGCCTCGTCGACGGTTACCTGCTCGCGCGACTGGCGCACAGTGACCACGGCGGCAAGCTGGTCAAGCTCGAACGCGTCGTCTCCGGCGAACGCGTGCTGACCCCGGAGATCCTCCAGTTGGCCGGTGCGGTGGCCGCCCGCTACGCGGGCACTCGCGCGGATGTCCTGCGCTTGGCCATCCCGCCGCGTCACGCGCGCACCGAAACCGGTGGCGGCAAGAAGTCCGCTGCGGCGCAACCTGTTTCCACCGAAGCCCCGGTTTCCGCTGCCGATCCTGCCCTGGTCCACGGCGTTGACGAGCATGCCGTTGAAACCGAAATCGACGGTGGCTCAACCTCTGCGCAGTCGCCTGCCGTGAATTCCAGCCCTGCCGAGCCGATTTCGCGGTCGGTGTCGATGAGACCTTCTGTCGGGCAGTCCGACTCGGTAGTACACGGTGCGAAAGCGGTGCGCGCGGATATCGGACCGGCCAGGGCAGCCGGACCCGGTGGTTCGAGCCCGGCGAACGGGGAGAGCGCCGTGCGGTCGCCCGTTGAAGGGGCAGATGGTGGTGAGCCTGATACGGACCCTCACTCCGCCGCCGCGACCACGAACCCGGCCGCCCCCGCCGACTCGCCCGTTCCACAGGACCTTCCGGCCGTAGCGGTAGATCTCGCTTCCTGGGAGCGTTACGTCCACGGCGCGGCGTTCGTCGGTGCGCTAGCGGAGGGAAAAGGCGCGCGGGCGGCTTGGCAGGCGCTGCCCGGGGAGGACTGGCCTCGCCGTCTGGCCGAGCTGGCCGCAGTGGTGGCCCGGCACGGGCGCAGCGCGATCCTCATGGTGCCCGACCAGCGGGATCTCGACCGGGTGCTGGCGGAATGTGTTGCGCTGGTGGGAGACTCCGCGGTCGGTCTGGCGGCGGGCCTCGGTCCAGCGGCCCGGTATCGGCGTTGGCTCGCGGTGTTGCGAGGTTCGGCGCGGGTGGTGGTCGGCACGCGCAGCGCCGTGTTCGCACCGGCGGCGCGCCTCGGGCTGATCGCGCTGTGGGACGACGGCGACGACACCTACGCCGAACAGCGCGCACCGTATCCGCACGCGCGTGAGGTGGCGATGTTGCGGGCGCACGAGACCGGTGCGGCGTTCGTCGCGGCGGGTTTCGCGCGCACCGCGGAGATCCAAGCCGTGGTCGAATCCGGCTGGGCGCACGATCTGGTGGCCGACCGTGCCGTCCTGCGCAAGGTCACTCCCCGCATCAGCGCCCCCGGCGACAGCGACATCGCACTGGAGCGCGATCCGGTGGCGCGGGCCGTCCGGGTTCCCGGTGTCGCCTTCGCGGCCGCACGGGCGGCTCTGAAAGAGGGGGCGCCGGTACTGGTCCAGGTGCCGCGTCGCGGATACATTCCCGCGCTCGCCTGCGGGAAATGCCGCACGCCTGCCCGATGCAGGCACTGCAATGGACCGCTCGCGCTGCCGGAGGCCGGCGGACCGCGGGGATCGGCGGCCGAATCCGGCGCGGCAGCACACAGCCCCGCTTGCCGCTGGTGCGGGATCACCGAGGCCGCGTTCCGCTGCGGCACCTGCGGGTCGCGCTCGCTGCGCGCCGTGGTGATCGGCGCGACGCGTACGGCGGAGGAACTCGGCCGTGCTTTTCCCGGTGTGCCGATTCGTGGTTCCGGCGGCGGCGCGGTACTCGACACCGTGGAACCTGGCGCGCAGGTGGTCGTCGCGACGGTCGGCGCCGAACCCGTGGTCCACGGTGGATACGGTGTGGCCCTCTTGCTCGACGGCTGGGCCTTGCTCGGCCGTGCCGACCTGCGAGCTGCCGAGGACGCACTGCGCCGCTGGATGGCCGCCGCGGCGCTGGTCCGCGCGCACGGCCAGGTCATCGTGATGGCCGAGCCTTCGATTCCCACCGTGCAGGCGCTGGTCCGGTGGGATCCGGTGGGCGCCGCGCGCGCCGAGGTCGCCGCCCGCGCGGAGGTCGGCTTCCCGCCGGCGGTTCGTCTGGCCGCCATCGATGGCACCGCCGACACCATCGCCGAACTGCTCTCGGCAGCGGACCTCCCCGACACCGTCGATCGCCTCGGACCGGTACCGCTGCCGGACGGCGCCCGCAAACCGTTCTCCTCCGGCGATTCCCCCGCCGCCGTCGAACGCTTGCTGCTGCGGGTCGAGCGCCGCTACGGAGGAGCGCTCGCGCGTGCGCTGCGCGCCGCCCAGGCGGTGCGCAGCACACACCGCACCGATGCCCCTCTCCGCGTCCAGATCGACCCGGTCGACATCGGCTGA
- a CDS encoding TetR family transcriptional regulator — translation MPNEAEYTTPHEAIRRARRAAGLSLREVARRLEVSPATLSAVETGKTGISLARLTRLSDVLGVPVTHLLGATSSAARPVTDRPGPGPGAPGGWRVFAPLDVDPVLAAALASFVEIGYHGTTVRAVARRAGTSVPGLYHHYRDKHDLLVRILDLTMDELHWRVRAARAEGRDSVHRVRLIVEALALFHTHRRDLGFIGASEMRSLSPGERARIARSRRDIQAILDDAIAEAHAERRIRTTDTRAAGRAIATMCTAIPQWFRESGPATPEEVAARYGDFALGMLGADPAS, via the coding sequence ATGCCGAACGAGGCCGAGTACACGACACCGCACGAGGCGATTCGCCGCGCGCGCCGCGCCGCGGGTCTGTCGCTGCGCGAAGTGGCGCGGCGTCTCGAGGTGAGCCCGGCGACGCTCAGCGCGGTGGAAACGGGAAAGACCGGAATCTCCCTCGCTCGGCTCACCCGCCTGTCCGACGTGCTCGGTGTGCCGGTCACCCACTTGCTCGGCGCCACGTCTTCCGCGGCCCGTCCGGTCACCGACCGGCCCGGGCCTGGGCCGGGTGCGCCGGGCGGTTGGCGTGTGTTCGCCCCGTTGGATGTCGACCCGGTGCTGGCGGCCGCCCTCGCCTCGTTCGTCGAAATCGGATATCACGGCACGACCGTGCGCGCCGTCGCCCGGCGGGCGGGAACCAGCGTCCCCGGCCTCTACCACCACTATCGCGACAAGCACGACCTGCTGGTCCGAATCCTCGATCTGACTATGGACGAACTGCACTGGCGAGTTCGCGCCGCCCGCGCCGAGGGCCGCGACAGCGTCCACCGGGTGCGCCTGATCGTCGAAGCCTTGGCCCTGTTCCATACCCACCGCCGCGACCTCGGTTTCATCGGCGCCAGCGAGATGCGCAGCCTCTCGCCGGGCGAACGCGCGCGCATCGCCCGCTCGCGCCGGGACATCCAAGCCATCCTGGACGACGCGATCGCCGAGGCCCACGCCGAGCGCCGGATCCGCACAACCGATACCCGGGCCGCGGGGCGCGCCATAGCCACCATGTGCACCGCCATCCCGCAGTGGTTCCGCGAGTCCGGCCCGGCTACGCCGGAGGAGGTGGCCGCACGATACGGCGATTTCGCTCTGGGCATGCTCGGAGCCGATCCGGCGAGTTAG
- a CDS encoding TetR/AcrR family transcriptional regulator yields MPKQVSESVNTRERLLTAAERLLLEGRYDEVSVRGICAEAGANPAAVHYHFGSKDALVAALLEARLGPVWEDRLSAVTSGPGSITDVVDAVIEPFVELSADPVGRMHLRLLAQFVLGRQVTEWRQPWFRMDSWVSLLPGLSERESRRRWMLAFDLLIMRFGSAEHREISQEAVATLREFVVAGLTAPTGEKR; encoded by the coding sequence ATGCCGAAACAGGTCTCCGAATCCGTGAACACTCGCGAGCGTCTACTGACAGCCGCCGAACGGCTGCTGCTCGAGGGCCGCTACGACGAGGTGTCGGTGCGGGGGATCTGCGCGGAGGCCGGAGCGAATCCGGCGGCGGTGCACTACCACTTCGGATCGAAGGACGCGCTTGTCGCGGCGTTGCTGGAGGCGCGCCTGGGGCCCGTGTGGGAGGACCGGTTGTCAGCTGTCACCAGCGGACCGGGGTCGATCACCGACGTTGTCGACGCGGTGATCGAGCCCTTCGTCGAGTTGTCCGCCGATCCGGTGGGGCGCATGCACCTGAGGTTGCTGGCGCAATTCGTGCTCGGCAGGCAGGTGACCGAGTGGCGTCAGCCGTGGTTCCGCATGGATTCGTGGGTGAGCCTGTTGCCGGGGTTGAGCGAACGGGAGAGCAGGCGTCGGTGGATGTTGGCGTTCGACCTCCTCATCATGCGATTCGGCAGTGCGGAGCACCGAGAGATATCGCAGGAGGCGGTCGCCACCCTCCGGGAATTCGTGGTCGCCGGATTGACCGCGCCGACAGGAGAGAAACGATGA
- a CDS encoding alpha/beta fold hydrolase, protein MRQPTAAGAWGISHLRGAVLALVVAGAAALGPGVAAAEPPGLRPADVPTYPAPPQSDHLAAAWYQKSHPNAVPAGTNNFGCVPSAEHPRPVVLAHGTDSSAYSDWAGIAPRLTAAGFCVFAVNYGGKPGAESYGTEDLVLSAYQIGAFVDQVLAATGAGKVDLVGFSQGANVTRYFVNKLGGAPKVEQWVGLASPSYGGVMYGLVPVAQAIPGALQAFAQVTSLAAVQQAEGSPTMLALNAGGDTVPGVGYVTIGSRVDEMIQPFENIALRGPGARNIALQDLCPVNHTGHFHMVYDPFVQELLLTVLDPGSPAPVCRAVPIGTGIPEVIIAGNS, encoded by the coding sequence ATGCGACAGCCGACTGCAGCGGGAGCTTGGGGTATTTCACACTTGCGTGGCGCCGTGCTGGCCTTGGTGGTCGCCGGCGCCGCCGCGCTGGGCCCGGGCGTGGCGGCGGCCGAGCCGCCCGGTTTGCGTCCGGCCGATGTGCCGACCTACCCCGCGCCGCCGCAGTCCGACCACCTGGCCGCCGCGTGGTATCAGAAGAGCCACCCGAACGCGGTACCGGCCGGTACCAACAACTTCGGCTGCGTCCCCAGTGCCGAGCATCCCCGTCCGGTGGTGCTCGCGCATGGTACCGACTCCTCGGCCTATTCCGACTGGGCGGGGATCGCGCCGCGGCTCACCGCGGCCGGATTCTGCGTCTTCGCCGTGAATTACGGCGGTAAACCCGGTGCGGAGAGCTACGGCACCGAGGATCTGGTGCTCAGTGCCTACCAGATCGGCGCGTTCGTCGATCAGGTGCTCGCGGCGACCGGCGCGGGCAAGGTCGACCTGGTCGGGTTCTCGCAAGGCGCCAACGTGACCCGCTACTTCGTCAACAAGCTGGGTGGTGCGCCCAAGGTCGAGCAGTGGGTCGGCCTCGCCTCGCCCAGCTACGGCGGTGTGATGTACGGGCTGGTGCCGGTCGCCCAAGCGATCCCCGGCGCGTTGCAGGCGTTCGCTCAGGTGACTTCGCTCGCCGCGGTGCAGCAGGCGGAGGGGTCGCCGACCATGCTGGCTCTCAACGCGGGCGGCGACACGGTGCCCGGCGTGGGGTACGTGACCATCGGCAGCCGCGTCGACGAGATGATCCAGCCGTTCGAGAACATCGCGCTGCGGGGGCCGGGTGCGCGGAACATCGCCCTGCAGGACTTGTGCCCGGTCAACCACACCGGGCACTTCCACATGGTGTACGACCCGTTCGTACAGGAGTTGCTGCTGACCGTGCTGGATCCGGGCAGTCCCGCGCCGGTGTGCCGGGCGGTCCCGATCGGCACCGGTATTCCCGAGGTGATCATCGCGGGCAACTCCTGA